One stretch of Streptomyces hygroscopicus DNA includes these proteins:
- a CDS encoding alpha-L-fucosidase gives MPTPRIPLRPFHISAARTTHATRSRWRAVCAAVVLALAIGLLAAPAKSEVHHPRQEWLRQSTAGLFLHWGMFTHPQHRDCAEWERDVTEGGWSADYWVDEARKLGASYIVLATFHSRLGYARPWPSKIPGSCATERDLLGELVAAGKAKGVRIVLYMTDDPQWHNADGVETLDSAAYSAYKGEQVDLTTRQGFGRFSYDLFLEAMEKYPDLSGFWIDNDNEYWEEHGLYEKIRERRPDWLLSNNNEDTPIMDTVSNEQKTGMTPAYDYPAAVSVPMPRLTEADYKLPTTGDWWYDGGDHEVDARLSTGRYITNAGSSIKSLMAETPMVNGELPPQQEEFNDFMGKWVEPIKESVYGVEGGGYMYGGMRPGFWNDGAHGVVTVGRGEDGDRTQYVHVVTPPRTDMVRLGDNGYTVRRVTNLRTGQKMRFSQSGGHLSILGIHDWDPYDTVFKVETDSRRPFYPQSGVGATATSARTGHPAADLADGDYETYWDSDGKLPVSVTLDLGARKHTTALAVNQREWSPTHARSSFGRPEDSARIKDYRVYASGDGKRWTQVRSGALPSARGVQSIDIGGRDARYLKLEVRSLWGGPRAPEFYNQLRIDEIQVAYGRSKTTRTQLPLEAEARQNASSGAVHSVACGPCSGGRRVDGLGGGARDSVTYREVRAPESGDYRLQLDHTAKAATSLSVSVNGAAPVEVPVVAGSPGVPESTAVSVPLKAGANTVKVFSTARRGPGLDRIAVAPPPPASYTPKTTLTVRPHGLQWVGPGRRFLTVTATLRLDADEQLDGISLAPRLPAGWTADGGPVTARSLRLGQTVRGTWTLTSPPGQDAGSADIPVTADFGLLGRPKSVSDQVKVRPLPADRIWAREAEDSANQFGSTGLTGCGPCSGAEKVRNIGGSEQAAMVFPDVVVPDGGQHTLHLDYTVNGTRSFQVSVNGGPATKVTVTDTGNTTPRTTSIPVTLKSGANTIKISNDTESAPDLDRLSIGRTT, from the coding sequence ATGCCCACGCCGAGGATCCCGCTCCGCCCCTTCCACATCTCTGCCGCCCGCACCACACATGCCACCCGCTCGCGGTGGCGCGCTGTGTGCGCGGCGGTCGTACTCGCCCTGGCCATCGGCCTCCTCGCCGCCCCCGCCAAGTCCGAGGTCCACCACCCCCGGCAGGAGTGGCTGCGTCAGTCCACTGCCGGGCTCTTCCTGCACTGGGGCATGTTCACCCACCCCCAGCACCGCGACTGCGCCGAGTGGGAGCGCGATGTCACCGAGGGCGGCTGGAGCGCCGACTACTGGGTGGACGAGGCCCGCAAGCTCGGCGCCTCGTACATCGTGCTGGCCACCTTCCACAGCAGGCTGGGCTACGCCCGCCCCTGGCCCTCGAAGATTCCGGGAAGCTGCGCCACCGAGCGCGATCTGCTCGGTGAGTTGGTGGCCGCCGGTAAGGCCAAGGGCGTGCGCATCGTCCTCTACATGACCGACGACCCGCAGTGGCACAACGCGGACGGCGTCGAGACGCTGGATTCGGCCGCCTACTCGGCGTACAAGGGCGAGCAGGTCGACCTCACCACGCGCCAAGGCTTCGGCAGGTTCAGCTACGACCTGTTCCTCGAGGCCATGGAGAAGTACCCGGACCTGTCGGGGTTCTGGATCGACAACGACAACGAGTACTGGGAGGAGCACGGCCTCTACGAGAAGATCCGCGAGCGCCGGCCCGACTGGCTGCTGAGCAACAACAACGAAGACACGCCGATCATGGACACGGTCAGCAATGAGCAGAAGACCGGCATGACCCCGGCGTACGACTACCCCGCCGCCGTGAGCGTTCCCATGCCCCGGCTGACCGAGGCCGACTACAAGCTGCCGACCACCGGCGACTGGTGGTACGACGGCGGTGACCACGAGGTCGACGCCCGGCTCAGCACCGGCCGTTACATCACCAACGCGGGCTCCTCCATCAAGTCGCTCATGGCCGAGACACCCATGGTGAACGGCGAACTCCCGCCCCAGCAGGAGGAGTTCAACGACTTCATGGGCAAGTGGGTGGAGCCCATCAAGGAGTCGGTGTACGGCGTCGAGGGCGGCGGCTATATGTACGGCGGCATGCGGCCCGGGTTCTGGAACGACGGCGCCCATGGCGTGGTCACCGTGGGCCGGGGCGAGGACGGTGACCGCACCCAGTACGTCCACGTGGTCACCCCGCCCCGCACCGACATGGTGCGGCTGGGCGACAACGGCTACACCGTGCGCCGGGTCACCAACCTCCGCACCGGTCAGAAGATGCGCTTCAGCCAGTCCGGCGGCCATCTGTCCATCCTCGGCATCCACGACTGGGATCCGTACGACACCGTCTTCAAGGTCGAGACCGACAGCCGCCGGCCCTTCTACCCGCAGTCCGGTGTCGGCGCCACCGCCACCTCCGCGCGGACCGGCCACCCGGCGGCCGACCTGGCCGACGGCGACTACGAGACCTACTGGGACAGCGACGGCAAGCTGCCCGTCTCCGTCACCCTCGACCTCGGCGCGCGCAAGCACACCACGGCGCTGGCGGTGAACCAGCGCGAGTGGTCGCCGACGCACGCCCGGTCCTCCTTCGGGCGCCCCGAGGACTCCGCGCGCATCAAGGACTACCGCGTCTACGCCAGCGGCGACGGCAAGCGCTGGACGCAGGTGCGCTCCGGCGCCCTGCCCAGCGCCCGCGGGGTGCAGAGCATCGACATCGGTGGCCGCGACGCCCGCTATCTGAAGCTGGAGGTGCGCAGCCTGTGGGGCGGCCCGCGGGCACCGGAGTTCTACAACCAGCTGCGCATCGACGAGATCCAGGTGGCCTACGGCCGCTCGAAGACCACCCGCACCCAGCTGCCGCTGGAGGCCGAGGCCCGGCAGAACGCGTCGTCGGGCGCGGTCCACTCGGTGGCCTGCGGCCCCTGCTCGGGCGGCCGGCGCGTGGACGGCCTCGGCGGCGGGGCGCGCGACTCCGTGACGTACCGCGAGGTCCGCGCCCCCGAAAGCGGCGACTACCGGCTCCAGTTGGACCACACCGCGAAGGCAGCCACCTCGCTGTCCGTGAGCGTCAACGGCGCGGCACCGGTCGAGGTCCCCGTGGTCGCGGGCAGCCCCGGGGTGCCGGAGAGCACGGCGGTGTCCGTGCCGCTCAAGGCGGGCGCCAACACGGTGAAGGTCTTCAGCACCGCCCGCCGCGGCCCCGGGCTGGACCGGATCGCGGTCGCCCCGCCGCCCCCGGCCTCGTACACGCCCAAGACCACGCTCACCGTCCGGCCCCATGGTCTGCAGTGGGTCGGCCCCGGCCGGCGGTTCCTCACCGTCACGGCGACCCTCCGGCTCGACGCCGACGAGCAGCTCGACGGCATCAGCCTCGCCCCCCGGCTGCCGGCCGGCTGGACCGCGGACGGCGGCCCGGTCACGGCCCGGTCGCTGCGGCTCGGCCAGACGGTGCGGGGCACCTGGACCCTCACCTCCCCGCCCGGCCAGGACGCCGGTTCGGCCGACATCCCCGTCACGGCGGACTTCGGGCTGCTCGGCCGGCCGAAGTCGGTCTCGGACCAGGTCAAGGTGCGGCCACTGCCCGCCGACCGGATCTGGGCACGCGAGGCGGAGGACTCGGCCAACCAGTTCGGCAGCACCGGCCTCACCGGCTGCGGACCCTGCTCCGGGGCCGAGAAGGTGCGCAACATCGGGGGCAGCGAGCAGGCGGCCATGGTCTTCCCCGATGTCGTCGTCCCCGACGGCGGGCAGCACACGCTCCACCTCGACTACACGGTCAACGGCACCCGCTCGTTCCAGGTGAGCGTCAACGGCGGCCCGGCGACCAAGGTGACCGTGACCGACACCGGGAACACCACCCCGCGCACGACCTCCATCCCGGTCACCCTCAAATCCGGCGCCAACACCATCAAGATCTCCAACGACACCGAGTCCGCCCCCGACCTCGACCGGCTCTCCATCGGCCGGACCACCTGA
- a CDS encoding AraC family transcriptional regulator, whose protein sequence is MPIDPAARSVPGARTSPTARPASAVPSRVRELADRAAELDRRMRPDPRPGAHKVVVLALDGVYPFELGIPHRVLGSADGRYEVLSASVDGQPVRTDSDLTVTPGHGPEVLAEADTVVIPPYAITRASAAAPDPQVLAALSRVRPGTRLVSICTGAFLLAAAGLLDGRRATTHWALTDHFQELFPRVELDAGVLFVDHGDVLTSAGAASGVDVCLHLVRQDHGSEVANHVARCCVVPPYRDGGQAQYIERPLPPVSETGTGPTRDWALRRLELPLSLDELAAHAAMSTRTFARRFREETGLSPGRWLTQQRLRRARHLLESSDLPVERVAHEVGFATATSLRRHLAAEAGVAPSAYRRTFRASGPAAGGVREASRAGG, encoded by the coding sequence ATGCCCATCGACCCTGCCGCCCGCTCCGTTCCCGGCGCCCGCACCAGTCCCACCGCCCGCCCCGCGTCCGCCGTGCCCTCCCGGGTCCGTGAACTCGCCGACCGCGCCGCCGAACTGGACCGCCGGATGCGCCCGGACCCGCGGCCCGGCGCCCACAAGGTCGTCGTCCTTGCCCTCGACGGCGTCTATCCCTTCGAACTCGGCATCCCGCACCGGGTCCTGGGCTCCGCCGATGGCCGCTACGAGGTGCTGTCCGCGAGCGTGGACGGGCAGCCCGTACGTACCGACTCGGACCTGACCGTCACCCCCGGGCACGGTCCCGAGGTGCTGGCCGAGGCGGACACCGTGGTCATCCCTCCGTACGCGATCACCCGCGCCTCGGCCGCCGCCCCGGACCCGCAGGTCCTCGCCGCCCTCTCCCGCGTCCGCCCCGGCACCCGGCTGGTGTCCATCTGTACGGGCGCCTTCCTGCTGGCCGCCGCCGGTCTCCTGGACGGGCGCCGGGCCACCACCCACTGGGCGCTCACCGACCACTTCCAGGAGCTGTTTCCCCGGGTCGAGCTGGATGCCGGTGTGCTCTTCGTCGACCACGGTGATGTGCTGACCTCCGCGGGGGCGGCGAGCGGTGTCGACGTCTGCCTGCACCTGGTGCGCCAGGACCACGGCAGCGAGGTGGCCAACCACGTCGCCCGTTGCTGTGTCGTGCCGCCGTACCGGGACGGCGGGCAGGCGCAGTACATCGAGCGGCCGCTGCCGCCGGTGAGCGAAACCGGCACCGGGCCGACCCGCGACTGGGCGCTGCGGCGGCTGGAACTGCCGCTGTCGCTGGACGAGCTGGCCGCGCATGCGGCGATGAGCACCCGTACCTTCGCCCGGCGCTTCCGGGAGGAGACCGGTCTGAGCCCCGGCCGCTGGCTGACCCAGCAGCGGCTGCGGCGGGCACGGCATCTGCTGGAGTCCAGTGATTTGCCGGTGGAACGGGTCGCCCACGAGGTCGGCTTCGCCACCGCCACCTCGCTGCGGCGGCACCTGGCGGCGGAGGCGGGGGTGGCCCCGTCGGCCTACCGGCGCACCTTCCGCGCCTCGGGTCCGGCCGCGGGCGGCGTCAGGGAAGCGTCACGGGCCGGGGGCTGA
- a CDS encoding serine/threonine dehydratase, protein MSEIHDRPGERGPRMPEPPEVNAAAVADAIVPGFGMDAIHEAARRLSGQVVRTPLLTSPMLDELVGARVLVKAECLQLTGSFKVRGALNALLALDEEARRAGIVAYSAGNHGQGVAAAARLAGCPAVIVMPHDAPRIKVDNCRWWGAETVLYDPRTEDREEVARKILQDRGMTLIPPFDDVRVMAGQGTVGLEMAEQARELGLTPEAVLVNCSGGGLASGVITALHHAFPGMVNHIVEPAGFDKMARSLATGRVCANPHPPGGLMDAISGPAAGARPLAVLRHHDVTGLTVTDEEVLAAMGTAHRLLKIVVEPGAAACLAALLSGKVDVRGRTVALVASGGNVDPAVYRRALAD, encoded by the coding sequence TTGTCCGAGATCCACGACCGACCCGGGGAGCGGGGGCCGCGTATGCCCGAGCCACCGGAAGTGAACGCGGCGGCCGTCGCGGACGCCATCGTGCCCGGCTTCGGCATGGACGCCATCCACGAGGCCGCGCGGCGCCTGTCCGGTCAGGTGGTCCGGACACCTCTGCTCACCTCCCCGATGCTGGACGAGCTCGTCGGCGCCCGCGTCCTGGTCAAGGCCGAATGCCTCCAGCTCACCGGCTCGTTCAAGGTGCGCGGGGCGCTCAACGCCCTGCTCGCCCTGGACGAGGAGGCGCGCCGCGCGGGGATCGTGGCCTACTCCGCCGGCAATCACGGGCAGGGCGTGGCCGCGGCGGCACGGCTCGCCGGTTGCCCCGCGGTCATCGTCATGCCGCATGACGCCCCGCGCATCAAGGTCGACAACTGTCGCTGGTGGGGCGCCGAGACGGTCCTGTACGACCCGCGGACCGAGGACCGGGAAGAGGTCGCCCGGAAGATCCTTCAGGACCGCGGCATGACGCTGATCCCGCCCTTCGACGACGTCAGGGTCATGGCCGGGCAGGGCACCGTCGGCCTGGAGATGGCCGAGCAGGCGCGCGAGCTGGGCCTGACCCCGGAGGCGGTCCTGGTGAACTGCAGTGGCGGCGGGCTGGCCTCCGGTGTGATCACCGCGCTCCACCACGCGTTCCCCGGGATGGTGAACCACATCGTCGAACCGGCAGGCTTCGACAAGATGGCCCGGTCCCTGGCGACCGGCCGCGTATGCGCCAACCCCCACCCGCCCGGCGGCCTCATGGACGCCATCTCCGGTCCGGCGGCCGGTGCGCGCCCGCTGGCCGTCCTCCGCCACCACGATGTGACCGGCCTGACCGTCACCGACGAGGAGGTCCTGGCCGCCATGGGCACGGCCCACCGGCTCCTCAAGATCGTGGTGGAGCCGGGGGCCGCCGCGTGCCTGGCTGCACTGCTGTCCGGGAAGGTGGACGTACGGGGCAGGACCGTGGCGCTCGTGGCGTCGGGCGGCAACGTCGATCCAGCGGTCTACCGCCGGGCCCTGGCGGACTGA
- a CDS encoding translation factor Sua5, producing MAKYFDVHPDNPQQRTISNVADRIRSGGLVAYPTDSCFALGCQMGNRDGINQIRSIRNLDDRHHFTLMCQNFAQLGQFVHIDKDVFRAIKAATPGSYTFILPATKDVPRQLPHPKKKTVGVRIPDHVVTQALLAELGEPLLSSTLLLPDEDEPMTQGWEIKERLDHVVDAVVDSGDCGTEPTTVIDFSSGEAEIVRRGAGDTARFE from the coding sequence ATGGCGAAGTATTTCGATGTGCATCCCGATAACCCTCAGCAGCGCACCATCAGCAATGTGGCCGACAGGATCCGCTCGGGTGGGCTCGTCGCCTATCCGACGGACTCCTGCTTCGCGCTGGGATGCCAGATGGGCAATCGTGACGGAATTAATCAGATCCGGTCGATTCGCAACCTCGACGACCGTCACCACTTCACCCTGATGTGCCAGAACTTCGCGCAGCTCGGCCAGTTCGTGCACATCGACAAGGACGTGTTCCGCGCGATCAAAGCGGCGACGCCCGGCAGTTACACCTTCATCCTCCCGGCGACGAAGGACGTACCGCGTCAGCTTCCGCACCCGAAGAAGAAGACGGTCGGCGTCCGGATCCCCGACCATGTCGTCACCCAGGCCCTGCTCGCCGAGCTCGGTGAGCCACTGCTCTCCAGCACCCTGCTGCTCCCCGACGAGGACGAGCCGATGACACAGGGCTGGGAGATCAAGGAACGGCTCGACCATGTGGTGGACGCCGTGGTCGACTCGGGTGACTGCGGCACCGAGCCGACCACGGTCATCGACTTCTCCAGTGGCGAGGCCGAGATCGTACGCCGGGGGGCGGGGGACACGGCACGGTTCGAGTAG
- a CDS encoding membrane protein, whose translation MNTSDAPTHVSWWASHRRRRPAVLAAVLAAVSLGTLGNAPTGHAQTTQPAAATCPAKLAGKAKCYTGQDTNGAYYTIAVPTHWNGSLVVHAHGGPDLGDSSDPSRSTDDLERWAVMVEQGYAWAGSSYRRGGYGTRMAAADTENVRRLFLARFGKPKRTYIHGQSWGGDVAAKVAETYGARPGAYDGALLTSGVLGGGSRGYDYRVDLRVVYQYYCHNHPRPTEPQYPLWQGLRPDSTLTNAGLRARLQECTGYASDPADRTAAQQRNLDDILAVTRVPERSLESHLRFSTFTFRDIVWNRLGGRNPFGNRGVWYSGSHDDKALNAGVERFSADPTARRDLSYDSDLTGRVSLPVLTLHAIDDPTAFVEHEAAYRATLRGAGRGGNLVQTFTKETEHSALSDSEYANSLSALDTWVRSGRKPTPSSIAASCGAFDDIYGSGCFYDSAFHPSPYASRVRPRPGGLGWPAMTAAQERAWSRIDGVGIAP comes from the coding sequence TTGAACACATCTGACGCGCCCACGCATGTCTCCTGGTGGGCCTCCCACCGCCGACGCCGTCCAGCGGTACTGGCGGCCGTGCTCGCGGCCGTGTCCCTCGGCACGCTCGGCAACGCACCCACCGGCCACGCCCAGACCACCCAGCCCGCGGCTGCCACCTGCCCGGCCAAGCTGGCCGGGAAGGCGAAGTGCTACACCGGCCAGGACACCAACGGGGCGTACTACACGATCGCGGTGCCCACGCACTGGAACGGGTCCCTCGTCGTGCACGCACACGGCGGGCCCGATCTCGGCGACTCCTCCGACCCGTCCCGCAGCACCGACGACCTGGAGCGCTGGGCGGTGATGGTCGAACAGGGATATGCCTGGGCCGGCTCCTCCTACCGCCGCGGTGGCTACGGAACCCGGATGGCCGCCGCCGACACCGAGAACGTACGCCGCCTGTTCCTCGCCCGGTTCGGCAAACCGAAGCGGACCTACATCCACGGCCAGTCCTGGGGTGGCGACGTCGCCGCGAAGGTCGCGGAGACCTACGGCGCACGGCCCGGGGCCTACGACGGGGCGCTGCTGACCAGCGGTGTCCTCGGCGGTGGCTCGCGCGGCTACGACTACCGCGTCGACCTGCGGGTGGTCTACCAGTACTACTGCCACAACCACCCCCGGCCGACCGAGCCGCAATACCCCCTGTGGCAGGGACTGCGCCCGGACTCCACCCTGACGAACGCCGGGCTCCGCGCCCGCCTTCAGGAGTGCACCGGCTACGCGTCCGACCCCGCGGACCGGACCGCGGCGCAGCAGCGCAACCTCGACGACATCCTCGCCGTCACCCGCGTCCCGGAGCGCTCACTCGAATCGCATCTGCGGTTCTCGACCTTCACCTTCCGGGACATCGTGTGGAACCGGCTCGGCGGCCGTAACCCGTTCGGCAACCGGGGTGTGTGGTATTCGGGTTCACACGACGACAAGGCGCTCAACGCGGGTGTCGAGCGGTTCTCGGCCGATCCCACCGCCCGCCGTGACCTCTCCTACGACAGCGATCTCACCGGCAGGGTTTCCCTTCCGGTCCTCACCCTGCACGCGATCGACGACCCGACGGCCTTCGTGGAGCACGAGGCTGCCTACCGCGCCACTCTCCGGGGTGCCGGCCGGGGCGGAAACCTCGTCCAGACGTTCACGAAGGAGACCGAGCACAGTGCGCTGAGCGACTCCGAATACGCCAACTCCCTCTCGGCGCTCGACACTTGGGTGCGCTCCGGCCGTAAGCCGACCCCGTCCTCGATCGCGGCCTCCTGCGGCGCCTTCGACGACATCTACGGCAGCGGTTGCTTCTACGACTCCGCCTTCCACCCCTCGCCCTACGCCTCGCGGGTCCGTCCCCGACCGGGCGGGCTCGGCTGGCCCGCCATGACCGCGGCACAGGAGCGGGCGTGGAGCCGGATCGACGGTGTGGGGATCGCCCCCTGA
- a CDS encoding LacI family transcription regulator — MPANGRPRRITIDDVARSAGVSRQTVSRAVNNKPEIDPATRQRVLLVAQSMGYRPSRFARGMVGPRLTTLGLVIADVLNPFFPEVVSGVLAAADERGWQVAVYSTGSALERETAVAETVVNHVDACIAFLLDPGAIELIRRSGMPFVLLDNEHRPPAVSGGRIDFASGMRQVVGHLVERGHRRIAMLDDRGRPDAGDRGTRHSLFLGTAAELGLPADESWVFPAANSLDGGAAAMDDVLDTGFGATAVLAYNDLIAIGAMRRARDRGVRVPEDCAFVGCDGLTLSRLVDPPLTTLTVDKELLGRAAVRQVAALMTGAATGETVIEPRLVVRASS; from the coding sequence ATGCCCGCGAACGGCAGGCCGCGCCGGATCACCATCGACGACGTGGCACGCTCGGCCGGGGTGTCCCGGCAGACCGTGTCCCGCGCGGTCAACAACAAACCGGAGATCGACCCCGCCACCCGGCAGCGGGTGCTCCTGGTGGCCCAGTCCATGGGATACCGGCCCAGCCGGTTCGCCCGTGGCATGGTCGGCCCGCGGCTCACCACGCTGGGGCTGGTCATCGCGGACGTGCTCAACCCGTTCTTTCCCGAGGTGGTCTCCGGTGTGCTGGCGGCGGCCGACGAGCGCGGCTGGCAGGTGGCCGTCTACAGCACCGGATCCGCCCTGGAACGCGAGACCGCGGTGGCGGAGACCGTGGTGAACCACGTGGACGCGTGTATCGCCTTTCTGCTGGACCCCGGCGCCATCGAGCTCATCCGGCGCTCCGGGATGCCCTTCGTCCTGCTGGACAACGAGCACCGGCCACCGGCGGTGAGCGGGGGCCGGATCGACTTCGCCAGCGGGATGCGCCAGGTGGTCGGCCACCTCGTCGAGCGCGGCCACCGCCGGATCGCGATGCTCGACGACCGGGGGCGCCCGGACGCGGGCGACCGCGGCACCCGGCACTCGCTGTTCCTGGGGACGGCCGCCGAACTGGGGCTGCCCGCGGACGAGAGCTGGGTGTTCCCGGCGGCCAACTCCCTCGACGGCGGGGCGGCGGCCATGGACGACGTGCTGGACACCGGCTTCGGCGCGACGGCCGTGCTCGCGTACAACGACCTGATCGCCATCGGTGCCATGCGCCGCGCCCGCGACCGCGGGGTGCGAGTGCCGGAGGACTGCGCGTTCGTCGGCTGCGACGGGCTGACGCTGAGCCGGCTCGTGGACCCGCCGCTGACCACCCTGACGGTCGACAAGGAACTCCTCGGCCGGGCCGCGGTACGGCAGGTCGCCGCACTGATGACCGGCGCCGCGACGGGCGAGACGGTGATCGAGCCACGCCTCGTGGTCCGCGCGTCCTCCTGA
- a CDS encoding glycoside hydrolase: MHPRPSRRSALRTGGLLAAGALLPQLPAGQAYAATSHTGAATDYTGAWRAVPGILDRIRPPAFPRRSFRITDYGAVGDGRTMNTAAFRAAIAACHRAGGGRVVVPEGRFLTGAIQLRGRVNLHVTAGATIAFSPDPRDFLPVVLTRWEGTECYNYSPFIYAYGARDVAVTGPGILDGQARLGPWESWYRDSGPQGADQKLLREMGSTGAPVARRVFGDGHYLRPKMVQFYRCRNVLVSDLTIVDPPMWTVHPVLSGNVTVRGVTVDSTLYNTDGCDPECCSDVLITDCRFNTNDDCVAVKSGRDEDGHRVGVPSRNIVVRDCRFSGRWGGMTVGSEMSGGVRDIFAENCEINPPEFPGRYPVKHALYVKANKKRGGFIDGVHIRNFTGQDVERDIAFVTMAYNGGEDGTLPVSVRNIHMDRMAIDGAQTVLRLVGLDTDHLRGVHLSRSAFTGILNPDSIVYTDDLTFRRVNVNGQEVPPRPHP; the protein is encoded by the coding sequence ATGCATCCGAGACCTTCCCGCCGCTCGGCGCTGCGCACCGGCGGTCTGCTGGCGGCAGGCGCGCTGCTCCCCCAGCTCCCCGCGGGGCAGGCGTACGCGGCCACGTCGCACACCGGCGCGGCCACCGACTACACCGGGGCGTGGCGCGCGGTGCCGGGGATCCTGGACCGGATCAGGCCGCCCGCCTTCCCCCGCCGGAGCTTCCGGATCACCGACTACGGCGCGGTCGGCGACGGGCGGACGATGAACACCGCGGCGTTCCGGGCCGCCATCGCCGCCTGCCACCGCGCGGGCGGCGGCCGGGTCGTCGTCCCCGAGGGCCGTTTCCTCACCGGCGCGATCCAGCTGCGCGGCCGGGTGAATCTGCATGTCACCGCGGGCGCCACCATCGCCTTCAGCCCCGATCCGCGCGACTTCCTGCCGGTGGTGCTCACCCGCTGGGAGGGCACCGAGTGCTACAACTACTCGCCCTTCATCTACGCGTACGGCGCGCGGGACGTCGCGGTCACCGGGCCCGGCATCCTCGACGGGCAGGCGCGGCTCGGCCCGTGGGAGAGCTGGTACCGCGACAGCGGACCGCAGGGGGCCGATCAGAAGCTGCTGCGCGAGATGGGCTCCACGGGAGCGCCGGTGGCCAGGCGCGTCTTCGGTGACGGCCACTATCTGCGGCCGAAGATGGTGCAGTTCTACCGCTGCCGCAATGTCCTGGTCAGCGACCTGACCATCGTCGACCCGCCGATGTGGACCGTGCATCCGGTGCTCTCCGGCAACGTCACCGTGCGCGGTGTCACCGTGGACAGCACGCTCTACAACACCGATGGCTGCGACCCGGAGTGCTGCTCGGATGTGCTCATCACCGACTGCCGCTTCAACACCAACGACGACTGCGTGGCCGTCAAGTCCGGCCGGGACGAGGACGGCCACCGCGTCGGCGTACCGAGCAGGAACATCGTCGTACGCGACTGCCGGTTCTCCGGCCGCTGGGGCGGGATGACCGTCGGCAGCGAGATGTCCGGCGGGGTGCGCGACATCTTCGCCGAGAACTGCGAGATCAACCCACCGGAATTCCCCGGCCGCTACCCCGTCAAGCACGCGCTGTACGTCAAGGCGAACAAGAAGCGCGGCGGCTTCATCGACGGTGTGCACATCCGGAACTTCACCGGACAGGACGTGGAGCGCGACATCGCGTTCGTGACCATGGCCTACAACGGCGGCGAGGACGGGACCCTGCCGGTGTCCGTGCGGAACATCCATATGGACCGCATGGCGATCGACGGCGCCCAGACCGTGCTGCGGCTGGTCGGCCTGGACACCGACCATCTGCGCGGTGTGCACCTCTCCCGCTCCGCCTTCACCGGCATCCTCAACCCCGACAGCATCGTCTACACCGACGACCTGACCTTCCGGCGGGTCAACGTCAACGGCCAGGAGGTGCCACCCCGGCCACACCCCTGA
- a CDS encoding NADPH:quinone reductase: MTSTDTPSADTPENLDSPAPAAAPDRAPVMLALHQTALGGPEVLRLTELPRPAPGPGEILIAVHAAGLNPTDFKHRALSIFLPPPPLTLGWDVSGTVVETGFGVTLFQPGDEVFGMLPYPYGAGSHAEYVTGPTRAFAAKPAGIDHVQAAALPLAALTAWQALVDTADLRAGQRVLIHAAAGGVGHLAVQLAKERGAHVTGTASAPKHDFLRELGADACVDHRSEDFTDTEERYDVVIDAVGGETATRSVSVLRPGGVLVSLLPGAQDTRAAAEKAQVRAVTLLVEHDRAGMRAIAELVDRGRLRAHVSGTFPLAEGARAHVQGETGRTTGKLVITVR, translated from the coding sequence ATGACTTCGACGGACACCCCTTCGGCGGACACCCCCGAGAACCTCGACTCCCCGGCCCCGGCAGCCGCCCCGGACCGCGCCCCCGTGATGCTCGCCCTGCACCAGACGGCCCTCGGCGGCCCCGAGGTCCTGCGGCTGACCGAGCTTCCGCGCCCCGCGCCCGGCCCCGGAGAGATCCTCATCGCCGTGCACGCGGCCGGGCTCAACCCCACGGACTTCAAGCACCGCGCCCTGAGCATCTTCCTGCCGCCCCCGCCGCTGACCCTCGGCTGGGACGTCTCCGGCACCGTGGTGGAGACCGGTTTCGGTGTCACCCTCTTCCAGCCCGGTGACGAGGTGTTCGGCATGCTGCCCTACCCGTACGGGGCGGGCTCCCACGCCGAGTACGTGACCGGCCCCACCCGCGCCTTCGCCGCCAAGCCCGCCGGGATCGACCACGTCCAGGCGGCCGCTCTGCCGCTGGCCGCGCTCACCGCCTGGCAGGCCCTCGTCGACACCGCGGACCTGCGGGCCGGGCAGCGGGTGCTGATCCACGCCGCGGCCGGGGGTGTCGGCCATCTCGCCGTACAGCTCGCCAAGGAGCGCGGCGCGCACGTCACCGGGACGGCGAGCGCCCCCAAGCACGACTTCCTGCGCGAACTCGGCGCGGATGCCTGCGTCGACCACCGCTCGGAGGACTTCACCGACACCGAGGAACGCTACGACGTCGTCATCGACGCCGTCGGCGGGGAGACCGCCACCCGCTCCGTGAGCGTGCTCCGCCCCGGCGGCGTCCTCGTCTCCCTGCTGCCGGGCGCCCAGGACACCCGGGCCGCGGCGGAGAAGGCACAGGTCCGCGCCGTCACCCTGCTCGTCGAGCACGACCGGGCCGGGATGCGCGCCATCGCCGAGCTCGTCGACCGGGGCAGGCTCCGCGCCCATGTCTCCGGCACCTTCCCGCTCGCCGAGGGCGCCCGGGCCCATGTCCAGGGGGAGACCGGCCGCACCACGGGCAAGCTGGTCATCACCGTGCGCTGA